A stretch of DNA from bacterium:
AGCGTGGGCAGCTCTGCACCATGTTGTCGTTCGACATGTGGGGCCAACAACCACAGCCTTGCAGAACAACGCACCAGACCCAGAGCTTGCTTCATTGAAGGGTGAGGGAGAACTGAGAGTAAACATTTTGCTCTTGGGGGTAGGTGATGCGAATCATGCTGGAGCCGGGCTTTCCGATACGATGATGGTCGCAAGTATAGATACTAAGGCTAAGACTGTAGCCATGCTGGGTATCCCACGTGATCTGTATGTGCCAATTCCTGGGTATGGGTACGATAAAATCAATGCCGCACACGCCTATGGTGGCCCAGAACTATCGAAGAAGGTAGTTGGCACGGTGCTGGACGTACCAATTCATTATTATGCCCGCCTAGACTTCACGGGCTTCAAAAAAATTGTCGATACTATGGGTGGCGTCACGATTGATGTACCCAATGATTTGTATGATAGTGAATATCCGTGTGATCGAGATCCGCGCTATGTCTGCGGGTTTTCGGTCAGAGCTGGCGTACAAACCATGAACGGCGCCACAGCACTGAGGTACGTGCGCTGCCGCAAAGGTAACTGCGGCGATGACTTCGGGCGTTCTATGCGCCAAGAACAGGTGCTGGTTGCATTGCGCGAGCGGGCGTTAGCGGCGTCGACGCTTACGAACCCAATGAAGCTGGCAGCGATGATTGATACGCTAGGTGCACATACGCAGACTGACCTGCAGACTGAGGAGCTGCAGAATCTGGCTACCATCCTACATGATGTGAAGTCGGATGATATTGTGACAAAAGTCATAGATATTGATACAACACAACTTGTACACACTGCGAATATCGGTGGCGCTAGTGTTGTGGTGCCAAAGCTAGGATCAGGTAAATTTGCTGACATTCAGGCATTTGCACACAAGTTGTTTGCAGATCACTACATAGTTCAGGAACAGGCTCGAGTGATTGTGCGAGATGCTTCAGGCCGGGGGAGTGGCGAGACAGTCCGGACATTACTTGAAAGCTATAATTACGCGGTCAAGCAGGTGCAAGTCGTGCCTGCGCAGTCTGAGCTGGCAGTGCGTTTGCTTGATGCGTCAAACGGAGCCAAGCCATTTACGCGTAAATATCTCGAAAATCGCTTCCTAATATCCGCCGTACCCGATAGCGCGACGAGTGCGGATGCTGATATCATAGTAGAAATCGGGGGGTCCTATGGGACGACGAATCAAACGAGTCGGTAAGAATCGTACCGCTCGACATAAACCAAGACTAATACTCGCTCAGCGCACATTGATTGCGCATATTTTTTTACTGGCGCTGGCTTTGGCTTTTGGGCTGCTGCGGCAAGCATGGCCGGTGGCTATCCTCATGTCGTCGCTAGTCACACTTTGGACTGTACGCCGCTTACTCTTACACAGGACACTCCTCGTTATCTTGACTCGTGCTCTGGAGCCACTTCTGATTGTTGGTATTGCGATCGCGTATGTTGTGCTACTTGAGGATATCTTTCAGACCAGTCTAGCTGTACGATCCGTAGTCTTGGCGATTGCGATGATCTGGCAAGTACGTTTTTTGCTTGTGCAGTTTGACCCGAATCGCAGTGTCGACCAAAGCCTTCACAGTTTGTTCT
This window harbors:
- a CDS encoding LCP family protein, with protein sequence AWAALHHVVVRHVGPTTTALQNNAPDPELASLKGEGELRVNILLLGVGDANHAGAGLSDTMMVASIDTKAKTVAMLGIPRDLYVPIPGYGYDKINAAHAYGGPELSKKVVGTVLDVPIHYYARLDFTGFKKIVDTMGGVTIDVPNDLYDSEYPCDRDPRYVCGFSVRAGVQTMNGATALRYVRCRKGNCGDDFGRSMRQEQVLVALRERALAASTLTNPMKLAAMIDTLGAHTQTDLQTEELQNLATILHDVKSDDIVTKVIDIDTTQLVHTANIGGASVVVPKLGSGKFADIQAFAHKLFADHYIVQEQARVIVRDASGRGSGETVRTLLESYNYAVKQVQVVPAQSELAVRLLDASNGAKPFTRKYLENRFLISAVPDSATSADADIIVEIGGSYGTTNQTSR